The following are from one region of the Capsicum annuum cultivar UCD-10X-F1 chromosome 1, UCD10Xv1.1, whole genome shotgun sequence genome:
- the LOC107857140 gene encoding monothiol glutaredoxin-S3, with protein sequence MERVSRMVAEKPVVIFSKNSCCMSHTIKSLFCDLGVHPAVHELDEMPRGGREIEAGLSRLGCNPTVPAVFIGGELVGGENEVMSLHLQRSLKPMLKRAGALWV encoded by the coding sequence ATGGAGAGGGTAAGCAGAATGGTGGCTGAAAAGCCAGTGGTGATCTTCAGCAAGAATTCTTGCTGCATGAGCCACACTATTAAGTCTCTCTTCTGTGACCTCGGCGTTCATCCGGCAGTTCATGAGCTTGATGAGATGCCGAGAGGAGGCCGAGAGATCGAAGCCGGCCTCTCGAGGCTCGGCTGTAACCCGACAGTTCCAGCAGTATTCATCGGGGGTGAACTTGTAGGAGGTGAAAATGAAGTAATGAGCCTTCATCTTCAACGCTCCTTAAAGCCAATGCTTAAAAGGGCTGGAGCtctgtgggtttaa